TGAATGTGTCCTTTTAAACGCTTGTTACTCCCAAATGCAAGCAGAAGCAATTCGCCAACACGTCAATTATGTGATTGGCATGAATTCGACAGTAGGGGATAAAGCAGCTGTTGGTTTTGCTGTGGCGTTTTATGATGCGATCGCCGCCGGGGAAGAGGTACAGTTTGCCTATGATCTTGGTTGTTCTCAAATGATTGGTTTTTTGGAACAGCAGACTCCAGTACTGAGCAAAAAACAGTTAATTATCCCCACAGCACCTCAAACAGAAGTCATTCCTCCCAACCCATATCAAGGATTGTCTGCATTTGGGGAAGAAGATGCAGCATTCTTTTTTGGACGTGATACATTTGTAAATAGCTTAGTGCAAGCAACTCGCTCTCAGTCGTTGGTAGCTGTGATTGGTCCTAGTGGGAGTGGCAAATCTTCGGTGGTGTTTGCTGGACTAATTCCACAGTTGCGAGGTGAAGGAAATTGGGTGATTGAATCCTTTCGTCCTGGTAATCAGCCATTTTATCAGCTTGCTTCTGTATTCGTGCGTCAATTAGAACCACCAGAAATTAGTGAAACTGAAAAATTGCGAGCAGCGGCTGGACTAGCAGCAGATATACAGCAGGGTAAAGTGACATTGCAGCAGGTAGTGTCTAGCATTAGAGAACGTAACTCAGATAAACGTTTTCTGTTGTTTGCCGATCAATTTGAAGAACTCTACACCCTTTGCCAGAAGGAAGAACAAGAACGCTTTACTGATACGTTACTCGAAGCTATCCATCAGAAAATTCTCACACTGGTTTTCACTTTACGAGCTGACTTCTACGGCTATGTTCTCTCCTACCGCCCTTTTCGGGATGCATTGCAGGAGTTTACACCCCAGCTGGTAAGTTCCATGAGTCGGCAGGAACTACAAGCAGCGATCGCCCTACCAGCCCAAAAGCTAGAAGTGCAATTTGAAGCACAATTACAAGAGCGAATCTTGGATGATGTGGGACTTGAACCGGGCAATTTACCACTGTTGGAATTTGCTCTTACCCGATTATGGTCAAAGCAGGAAAACCGATTGTTAACTCACCAAGCATATACTGAAATTGGCGGTGTGAAAAAGGCATTAGCTAATCATGCCCAGCAGGTTTATAGTCAACTTAGCCAAACAGAGCAAAAGCAGGCACAGCGAATTTTTGTACAATTAGTGCGTCCGGGGGAAGGAACGGAAGATACTCGACGGCTGGCTACACGCAAAGAAGTTGGGGAAGAGAATTGGGGATTGGTAAGTTATTTAGCAGGATACCAAGCCCGTTTAGTTGTTACGGGACGCGATGACAACTCAGGAGAAGATACAGTAGAAGTTGTCCATGAAGCGCTGATTCGGGAATGGATAACTCTGCGCGAGTGGATGAATGCTAATCGTCAGTTTCGCGTTTGGCAAGAACGGTTAAAAGTAGCAATGCTGGAGTGCAAAAGTAGCAATCATGATTCTGGGGCGTTGTTGCGAGGTGTGCCGTTAACTGTAGCAGATGATTGGTTGCAAAAACGCTCAGATGAAATGACGCAGGAAGAGCGAGACTTTATTCAGGCTAGCGCAAGTCAACGAGTTCGGGAGAAGCAAGAACGCGATCGCACAAGACAACTAACAATTATCACACTCAGTAGCTTTTCTGCGGTAGCTCTAATTATAGCAGGCGTCGCTGGTGTGGGCTGGTGGAGTGCGGCAATCAGTCAAATTAATTCTCTTACTAATACTTCAGATGTCCTGTTGAACTCAGATCGGACAAAAGCCTTAAAAGCAAGTTTAAAAGCTGTTGTGCAAATGCAACATACACCCTTGGTAGATGCTAATACCCGCACACAGGTAGAACTGACATTACTGAATACAGTTGACAATGTTGCCGCACCGAACACCTTAGGAGGGCATACAGACTCGGTTTATGGCACGAGCTTCAGCCCGGATGGCAAAATGCTCGCTTCGGCAAGTGGTGACAACACGGTGAAACTGTGGGATACCGCCACGCTCAAAGAAATGAAAACCCTGAGTGGGCATACAGACTCGGTTTATGGCACGAGCTTCAGCCCGGATGGCAAAATGCTCGCTTCGGCAAGTGGTGACAACACGGTGAAACTGTGGGATACCGCCACGCTCAAAGTAATTAAAACCCTCAGTGGGCATAGAGACTCGGTTAATGGCACGAGCTTCAGCCCGGATGGCAAAATGCTCGCTTCGGCAAGTGGTGACAACACGGTGAAACTGTGGGATACCGCCACGCTCAAAGAAATGAAAACCCTGAGTGGGCATACAGACTCGGTTTATGGCACGAGCTTCAGCCCGGATGGCAAAATGCTCGCTTCGGCAAGTGGTGACAACACGGTGAAACTGTGGGATACCGCCACGCTCAAAGAAATGAAAACCCTGAGTGGGCATACAGACTCGGTTAATGGCACGAGCTTCAGCCCGGATGGCAAAATGCTCGCAACGGCCAGTGGTGACAACACGGTGAAACTGTGGGATACCGCCACGCTCAAAGAAATGAAAACCCTGAGTGGGCATACAGACTCGGTTTATGGCACGAGCTTCAGCCCGGATGGCAAAATGCTCGCTTCGGCAAGTGGTGACAACACGGTAAGACTGTGGAGATGGGATTATGATAATTTACTCAGGGAAGGGTGCGCGTTCATGGGTGAGTATTTCAAAACTAATCCCAAGGATGATGATGCTGGTGAAATTGGCAGTATGTGCCGCGCAGTCAGTCGTTAGCTCGACTTTATCCAAAATTAAGAACTTGTTGGAGTCAGAAATTGCCACTTGGGAGAAACAGCGTAATTCTCAACAAGCCAGTGTGAATTGGCGCTTTCAAACCACGGATGCACGGAGAAAGATGGAGCGGTTATACCCAACTGTTTGACCTATCAAACTTACTTTGGTGGACTACTAGTGCATAAGTTGATTTTGCTTGCAGCTAATTAAAGAAGGAAGGGCAGCAAATAAGTCTGGTTTACATAATCATCACAGAGAAATCTATGAGCAATGGTGATGGAAGAATGCATCATCAAATGAGCAAGACGGTTATTATAAATATGGGAAGCGGTGATTTATATCAGGGATTTCCCAGAGTAACAGCTCAGTTATGGAAAGAAGGTAATCTATTGCCAGAGCAGTTTCTTGGCAGCTTACCTCCAGCACCACATTTGGTTGAACTGTGTAGAAATTGGCAGTCAAATTATCAGAGTCTGTGCGATCGCCAACAGTTACGTTTTCAAGGCGAGGACGATGATGAACTCGAAATTGATGCAGATGGTGTCACCAACGTCTCTGTCCTGAGCTTTAATGATTTATGCCATAACCTACAACTAGGCATCAACCAGTGGCTAAGCTCCGATGACTATCTCAATATTAGTCTCCAACTGCGATCGCATCTACACCCACTAGAAGAAATTCGGGTGATGATGGAAACCAATGATGACTTGCTACGGCGATTACCCTGGCATCGCTACGATTTTTATCGGGATTATCCTCGGGCAGAAATGGCTCTTTGTCAATCCGAGTATAAACAAGCTCAATTATCACAACGACGCAACGGCGACAAAGTTAGAATTTTAGCTGTTTTGGGCAATAGCAAGGGCATCGACTTGGAAGCAGAAACTAGATTTCTCCTCAGCTTACAAGATGCAGAAGTTGTGTTTAGAGTCAATCCCACACGTCAGGAATTAAACACACAACTTTGGGACGTGCGAGGCTGGGATATCCTCTTTTTTGCCGGACACAGTCGAACTGAGGGTAAAACAGGCAGAATTTATATCAATGAGAATAAGACAAATAACAGCTTAACAATTGAACAATTAGAGGAAGCTCTCAAAGCAGCCATTGAAAAAGGTTTGCAATTAGCTATATTTAATTCTTGTGATGGGCTGGGATTGGCGTTGGCTTTGGAGAACTTACATATTCCTAGCGTAATTGTCATGCGCGAGCCGGTGCCAAATCTTGTCGCACAGGAATTTTTTAAATATTTTCTGCAGGGTTTTGCACTTGAGCGGCTGTCATTTTATTTAGCAGTGCAACAAGC
This portion of the Brasilonema sennae CENA114 genome encodes:
- a CDS encoding CHAT domain-containing protein, with the translated sequence MNNYTHVKTILILAANPTSTSRLRLDQEVREIDEGLRRANKRAEFKLEQKWAVRQRDFYRAMLDYQPQIVHFCGHGAGQDGILLQDETGQPALISGEALGSMFKLFATKGVECVLLNACYSQMQAEAIRQHVNYVIGMNSTVGDKAAVGFAVAFYDAIAAGEEVQFAYDLGCSQMIGFLEQQTPVLSKKQLIIPTAPQTEVIPPNPYQGLSAFGEEDAAFFFGRDTFVNSLVQATRSQSLVAVIGPSGSGKSSVVFAGLIPQLRGEGNWVIESFRPGNQPFYQLASVFVRQLEPPEISETEKLRAAAGLAADIQQGKVTLQQVVSSIRERNSDKRFLLFADQFEELYTLCQKEEQERFTDTLLEAIHQKILTLVFTLRADFYGYVLSYRPFRDALQEFTPQLVSSMSRQELQAAIALPAQKLEVQFEAQLQERILDDVGLEPGNLPLLEFALTRLWSKQENRLLTHQAYTEIGGVKKALANHAQQVYSQLSQTEQKQAQRIFVQLVRPGEGTEDTRRLATRKEVGEENWGLVSYLAGYQARLVVTGRDDNSGEDTVEVVHEALIREWITLREWMNANRQFRVWQERLKVAMLECKSSNHDSGALLRGVPLTVADDWLQKRSDEMTQEERDFIQASASQRVREKQERDRTRQLTIITLSSFSAVALIIAGVAGVGWWSAAISQINSLTNTSDVLLNSDRTKALKASLKAVVQMQHTPLVDANTRTQVELTLLNTVDNVAAPNTLGGHTDSVYGTSFSPDGKMLASASGDNTVKLWDTATLKEMKTLSGHTDSVYGTSFSPDGKMLASASGDNTVKLWDTATLKVIKTLSGHRDSVNGTSFSPDGKMLASASGDNTVKLWDTATLKEMKTLSGHTDSVYGTSFSPDGKMLASASGDNTVKLWDTATLKEMKTLSGHTDSVNGTSFSPDGKMLATASGDNTVKLWDTATLKEMKTLSGHTDSVYGTSFSPDGKMLASASGDNTVRLWRWDYDNLLREGCAFMGEYFKTNPKDDDAGEIGSMCRAVSR